From the Halichoerus grypus chromosome 3, mHalGry1.hap1.1, whole genome shotgun sequence genome, one window contains:
- the TM2D2 gene encoding TM2 domain-containing protein 2, whose translation MVLGGCPVSYLLLCGQAALLLGNLLLLHCVSRSHSHNATAEPELTSAGAAHPEGSAGAPSWEYGDPHSPVILCSYLPDEFIECDDPVDHVGNATASQELGYGCLKFGGQAYSDVEHTSVQCRALDGIECASPRTFLRENKPCIKYTGHYFITTLLYSFFLGCFGVDRFCLGHTGTAVGKLLTLGGLGIWWFVDLILLITGGLMPSDGSNWCTVY comes from the exons ATGGTGCTAGGTGGTTGCCCGGTGAGTTACCTACTTCTGTGCGGCCAGGCGGCTTTGCTGCTGGGGAATCTACTTCTGCTGCACTGTGTCTCTCGGAGCCATTCGCACAACGCTACCGCCGAACCCGAGCTCACATCCGCTGGCGCCGCCCACCCAGAGGGCTCCGCCGGCGCTCCGAGCTGGGAATATGGCGACCCCCACTCTCCAGTCATCCTTTGCTCTTACCT ACCTGATGAATTTATAGAATGTGACGACCCAGTGGATCATGTTGGAAATGCAACTGCATCCCAGGAACTCGGTTATGGTTGTCTCAAg TTTGGTGGGCAGGCCTACAGTGATGTGGAACACACTTCTGTCCAGTGCCGGGCCCTCGATGGGATTGAGTGTGCCAGTCCTAGGACCTTCCTACGGGAGAATAAACCTTGTATAAA ATACACGGGACACTACTTCATAACCACTTTGCTCTATTCCTTCTTCCTGGGATGTTTCGGAGTGGACCGTTTCTGTCTGGGACACACTGGCACAGCAGTAGGAAAGCTGTTGACACTTGGAGGACTTGGGATTTGGTGGTTTGTTGACCTTATTTTGCTTATTACTGGAGGGCTGATGCCAAGTGATGGCAGCAATTGGTGCACTGTTTACTAA
- the HTRA4 gene encoding LOW QUALITY PROTEIN: serine protease HTRA4 (The sequence of the model RefSeq protein was modified relative to this genomic sequence to represent the inferred CDS: inserted 2 bases in 1 codon), whose translation MTRPLRRPALLGQLLLLWLLLPPPVLRVEARRSRALLPCPAACEPTRCPPLPTCSAGSTPVLDRCRCCRVCAAAEGEACGWALRRRCARGLQCRAPRRRLGRHVRLPAAGAAVCGRDRRTHPSLCALRADNGAARIRGALPAVPVLKGGCAGGGTRSVGRLRSEYNFIAEVEKVAPSVVHLQLFRRSPPSNKDIPASSGSGFIVSEDGLIVTNAHVLTNQQRIQVELQSGVQYEATVKDIDHKLDLPLSKIEPNTDLPVLLLGRSSDLRAGEFMVALGSPFSLQNTATAGIVSTTQRGGRELGLKNSDMDCIQTDAIINHGNSGGPLVNLDGDVIGINTLKVTAGISFAIPSDRIQQFLAEFHERQLKGKALSQKYLGLRMLPXTMNLLQEMKRQDPDFPDVSSGVFVYEVIQGTAAESSGLRDHDVIVSINGQPVTTTTDVIEAVKDDSLSIMVRRGSQTLILTVTPEIIN comes from the exons ATGACTAGACCTCTGCGGCGGCCAGCTCTGCTGGGACAGCTCCTCCTGCTGTGGCTGCTGCTCCCGCCGCCTGTACTCAGAGTCGAGGCTAGGAGGTCCAGGGCCTTGCTGCCCTGTCCCGCGGCTTGCGAGCCCACGCGCTGCCCCCCGCTGCCCACCTGCTCGGCGGGGTCGACGCCGGTGCTCGATCGCTGCCGCTGCTGCCGCGTCTGCGCGGCGGCCGAGGGCGAGGCCTGCGGCTGGGCGCTGCGCCGGCGGTGCGCCCGGGGGCTGCAGTGCCGCGCGCCTCGGCGGCGCCTGGGACGGCACGTGCGGCTgccggcggcgggggcggcggtgTGCGGCCGCGACAGGCGCACCCATCCCAGCCTGTGCGCGCTGCGCGCCGACAACGGCGCCGCGCGCATCCGAGGCGCGCTCCCGGCCGTGCCGGTGCTGAAGGGCGGCTGCGCGGGTGGAG GGACCAGAAGTGTAGGCCGGCTCCGGAGCGAGTACAACTTCATCGCGGAGGTGGAGAAGGTCGCGCCATCTGTGGTTCACTTGCAGCTGTTCCGCAG GTCACCTCCTAGCAACAAGGATATTCCTGCATCCAGTGGCTCTGGGTTCATAGTGTCTGAGGATGGGCTCATTGTTACCAATGCCCACGTCCTCACCAACCAGCAGCGGATCCAGGTGGAGCTCCAGAGTGGCGTCCAGTATGAAGCCACTGTCAAGGACATTGACCATAAATTGGATCTTCCACTGAGTAAGATCGAGCCAAAT ACTGACCTTCCTGTATTGCTGCTGGGAAGGTCCTCTGACCTGCGGGCTGGAGAGTTCATGGTGGCCTTGGGCAGCCCGTTTTCTCTGCAGAACACAGCGACCGCAGGGATTGTCAGCACTACACAGCGAGGGGGCAGAGAGCTGGGGCTGAAGAATTCAGACATGGACTGTATCCAGACGGATGCCATAATTAAT CACGGCAACTCTGGGGGCCCTCTGGTGAACTTG GATGGTGACGTGATTGGCATAAATACATTGAAGGTGACCGCGGGAATCTCCTTCGCAATTCCCTCAGATCGAATTCAACAGTTCTTGGCAGAATTCCATGAGCGCCAGTTGAAAG GAAAGGCTCTTTCACAGAAGTATCTTGGTCTGCGAATGCTGCC CACTATGAA CCTTCTTCAAGAGATGAAAAGGCAAGATCCAGATTTCCCTGATGTGAGTTCTGGGGTCTTTGTGTATGAGGTGATTCAAGGAACAGCAGCTGAAAG ctctgggTTGAGAGACCACGATGTAATTGTCAGCATAAATGGGCAACCTGTTACCACCACAACCGATGTTATTGAAGCTGTTAAGGACGATTCCCTTTCCATCATGGTTCGTCGAGGAAGTCAGACTTTGATCCTGACAGTCACACCTGAAATAATCAATTAA